A stretch of the Pongo pygmaeus isolate AG05252 chromosome 16, NHGRI_mPonPyg2-v2.0_pri, whole genome shotgun sequence genome encodes the following:
- the LOC129014324 gene encoding dnaJ homolog subfamily B member 9-like: protein MRKSQPVGFSENRKRTTVLNSHQIKKAFHKLAMKYHPDKNKSPDAEAKFREIAEAYETLSDANRRKEYDTLRHSAFTNGKGQRGSGSSFEQSFNFNFDDLFKDFGFFGQNQNTRSKKHFENHFQTRQDGGSSRQRHHFQEFSFGGGLFDDMFEDTEKMFSFSGFDPTNQHTVQTENRFHGSSKHCRTVTQRRGNMVTTYTDCSGQ, encoded by the coding sequence ATGAGGAAGAGTCAACCAGTTGGATTTAgtgagaacagaaaaagaactaCTGTCCTGAACAGTCACCAAATCAAGAAGGCCTTTCACAAGTTGGCCATGAAGTACCACCCTGACAAAAATAAGAGCCCGGATGCTGAAGCAAAATTCAGAGAGATTGCAGAAGCATATGAAACACTCTCAGATGCTAATAGACGAAAAGAGTATGATACACTTAGACACAGTGCTTTTACTAATGGTAAAGGACAAAGAGGTAGTGGAAGTTCTTTTGAGCAGTCATTTAACTTCAATTTTGATGACTTATTTAAAGACTTCGGCTTTTTTGGTCAAAACCAAAACACTCGATCCAAGAAGcattttgaaaatcatttccAGACACGCCAGGATGGTGGTTCCAGTAGACAAAGGCATCATTTCCAAGAGTTTTCTTTTGGAGGTGGATTATTTGATGACATGTTTGAAGATAcggagaaaatgttttcttttagtggttTTGACCCTACCAATCAGCATACAGTACAGACTGAAAATAGATTTCATGGATCTAGCAAGCACTGCAGGACTGTCACTCAACGAAGAGGAAATATGGTTACTACATACACTGACTGTTCAGGACAGtag